Proteins from one Dromiciops gliroides isolate mDroGli1 chromosome 6, mDroGli1.pri, whole genome shotgun sequence genomic window:
- the MADD gene encoding MAP kinase-activating death domain protein isoform X34: MVQKKICPRLLDYLVIIGARQPSSDSVAQTPELLRRYPLEDYPEFPLPPDVVFFCQPEGCLSVRQRRMSLRDDTSFVFTLTDKDTGVTRYGICVNFYRSFQKRMPKEKADGGAGHRTKEGIKTTSAPEEASAEKSESGPALQPPSADSTPDGNQSPRGKRRAKGGSRSRNSTLTSLCVLSHYPFFTTFRECLYTLKRLVDCCSERLLGKKLAIPRGVQRDTMWRIFTGSLLVEEKSSALLHDLREIEAWIYRLLRSPVPISGQKRVDIEVLPQELQPALTFALPDPSRFSLVDFPLHLPLELLGVDACLQVLSCILLEHKVVLQSRDYNALSMSVMAFVAMIYPLEYMFPVIPLLPTCMASAEQLLLAPTPYIIGVPASFFLYKLDFKMPDDVWLVDLDSNRVIAPTNAEVLPILPEPESLELKKHLKQALASMSLNTQPILNLEKFHEGQEIPLLLGRPSSDLQSTPSTEFNPLIYGNDVDSVDVATRVAMVRFFNSPNVLQGFQMHTRTLRLFPRPVVAFQAGSFLASRPRQTPFAEKLARTQAVEYFGEWILNPTNYAFQRIHNNMFDPASIGDKPKWYAHQLQPIYYRVYDSNSQLAEALSVPPEQDSDSDPTDDSGSDSVDYDSSSSYSSLGDFVSEMMKCDINGDTPNVDPLTHAALGDASEVAFDELQGSQGDLDEPGPDSENSQDHPQPRSSSSTTASSSPSTIIHGANTESADSTEVGDKTATGFSNPLRTLPPGLGKFSLDKREAESGGPSEGPGRKRDYDNPYFEPQYGFPTEDDEDDDEQGESYTPRFNQNLSGSRAQQLLRPNSLKLASDSDAESDSRASSPNSTISNNSSEGFGGIMSFASSLYRNHSTSFSLSNLALPTKGAREKTTPFPSLKGGRRALVDQKSSVIKHSPTVKRESPSPQGRASNSSENQQFLKEVVHSVLDGQGVGWLSVKKVRRLLESEQLRGFVLSKLTRLAPAEEGAPQETIPDVEISRKVYKGMLDLLKCMVLSLEQSYANAGLGGMASTFGLLEIAQTHYYSKEPDKRKRSPTDSVNTPVGKDPGLTGRGDPKTMAQLRVPQLGPRAPSATGKGPKELDTRSLKEENFVASIELWNKHQEVKKQKALDKQRPEGIKPVFDLGETDEKKSQISADSGVSLMSGSQRSDLESSVSVGPAVMIRSTSQDSEVSTVSNSSGETLGADSDLSSNAGDGPGGDGSAHLAGLRATVSDSEIETNSASGAIFGKTHSLKPSAKEKAVGSPVRPFEDVSQRVYLYEGLLGRDKGSMWDQLEDAAMETFSMSKERSTLWDQMQFWEDAFLDAVMLEREGMGMDQGPQEMIDRYLSLGEHDRKRLEDDEDRLLATLLNNLISYMLLMKVNKNDIRKKVRRLMGKSHIGLVYGQQINEVLDQLASLNGRDVSLQPSGSRHIKKQTFVVHAGTDTSGDIFFMEVCDDCIVLRSSTGAVSERWWYEKLINMTYCPKTKVLCLWRRSGPETQLNKFYTKKCRELYYCVKDSMERAAARQHSAKPGPELGGEFPVQDMRTGEGGLLQVTLEGINLKFMHSQFLKLKKW, translated from the exons ATGGTGCAAAAGAAGATTTGCCCTCGGTTACTGGACTACCTAGTGATCATTGGGGCCAG GCAACCAAGCAGCGATAGTGTGGCCCAGACCCCAGAGTTGCTCCGGCGCTACCCCTTGGAGGACTACCCCGAATTCCCCCTGCCTCCAGATGTGGTGTTTTTCTGCCAGCCTGAGGGATGTCTGAGCGTGCGGCAGAGGCGCATGAGCCTGCGAGACGACACCTCCTTTGTCTTTACCCTCACTGACAAGGACACTGGGGTTACTCGCTATGGCATCTGTGTCAACTTCTACCGCTCCTTCCAGAAGCGGATGCCCAAGGAGAAGGCAGATGGGGGTGCAGGGCACCGCACAAAGGAAGGCATTAAGACCACTTCTGCTCCAGAGGAGGCAAGCGCAGAGAAGTCAGAGAGTGGTCCTGCCTTGCAGCCCCCCAGTGCTGACTCAACCCCTGATGGGAACCAATCTCCCCGGGGCAAGCGCCGGGCTAAGGGGGGCAGCCGCTCCCGCAACAGCACCCTGACATCCCTGTGTGTGCTCAGCCATTACCCTTTCTTCACAACCTTCCGTGAGTGTCTGTACACCCTCAAGCGTTTGGTGGACTGCTGCAGCGAGCGACTCCTCGGCAAGAAGCTGGCCATCCCCCGAGGGGTACAGAG GGACACCATGTGGCGCATCTTCACGGGTTCCCTCCTGGTAGAAGAGAAGTCCAGTGCCCTTCTGCACGACCTTCGTGAGATCGAGGCCTGGATCTATCGATTGTTGCGCTCCCCCGTGCCCATATCTGGCCAGAAGCGAGTGGACATTGAAGTTCTACCCCAGGAGCTACAGCCTGCTCTGACCTTTGCCCTCCCTGACCCATCTCGATTCTCTCTGGTGGATTTCCCATTGCATCTGCCCTTGGAACTTCTGGGTGTAGATGCCTGTTTACAGGTGTTGTCTTGCATCTTGCTGGAGCACAAG GTGGTGCTACAGTCCCGAGACTACAACGCGCTCTCCATGTCGGTGATGGCATTTGTGGCAATGATCTACCCCCTAGAGTACATGTTTCCTGTCATTCCATTGCTTCCTACTTGCATGGCATCTGCAGAGCAG CTGCTTTTGGCCCCTACTCCTTATATCATCGGGGTCCCTGCCAGCTTCTTCCTCTACAAACTGGACTTCAAGATGCCAGATGATGTATGGCTGGTGGATCTGGACAGCAACCGG GTGATCGCACCAACCAATGCAGAGGTGTTGCCCATCCTGCCCGAGCCTGAATCCTTAGAACTGAAAAAGCACTTGAAGCAG GCACTGGCCAGCATGAGTCTGAACACCCAGCCTATCCTCAACCTGGAGAAGTTCCATGAGGGTCAGGAGATCCCGCTGCTCTTGGGAAGGCCGTCCAGTGATTTGCAGTCCACACCTTCCACTGAGTTCAATCCCCTCATCTATGGCAACGACGTGGATTCTGTGGATGTGGCTACCAG ggtggctaTGGTGAGATTCTTCAATTCCCCCAATGTGCTTCAAGGTTTCCAGATGCACACACGAACTCTGCGCCTCTTCCCCCGGCCCGTGGTAGCCTTCCAAGCTGGCTCTTTCCTAGCCTCACGCCCCCGACAGACCCCTTTTGCTGAGAAATTGGCCAGGACCCAAGCTGTGGAGTACTTTGGCGAATGGATCCTCAACCCCACCAACTATGCTTTCCAGAGAATCCACAACA ACATGTTTGATCCAGCCTCGATCGGCGACAAGCCGAAGTGGTACGCACACCAGCTCCAGCCGATCTATTACCGAGTCTATGACAGTAACTCCCAGCTGGCCGAGGCACTGAGCGTACCGCCTGAGCAGGACTCTGACTCTGACCCCACTGACGACAG TGGCAGTGACAGTGTGGATTACGACTCAAGCTCTTCCTATTCATCCCTTGGTGACTTTGTTAGTGAAATGATGAAATGTGACATCAACGGTGATACACCCA ATGTGGATCCACTAACACATGCAGCTCTGGGTGACGCCAGTGAGGTAGCATTTGATGAGCTGCAGGGAAGCCAGGGGGATTTGGACGAGCCTGGTCCGGACAGTGAGAATTCCCAGGACCACCCCCAGCCTCGCTCCAGCTCCAGCACCACGGCCAGCAGCAGTCCCAGCACCATCATTCACGGAGCCAACACT GAATCTGCTGATTCTACAGAGGTGGGTGACAAGACAGCGACAGGATTCTCCAATCCTCTCCGCACTCTGCCCCCTGGTCTTGGCAAATTCAGCCTGGATAAGCGCGAGGCCGAGAGCGGAGGCCCCTCAGAGGGGCCGGGGCGCAAGCGCGACTACGACAACCCATACTTCGAACCTCAGTACGGATTTCCCACTGAGGATGATGAAGACGATGACGAGCAGGGAGAGAGCTATACCCCAAGATTTAACCAAAACCTCAGTGGTAGTAG GGCCCAGCAGCTCCTTCGGCCCAATAGCCTAAAGCTGGCAAGCGATTCAGATGCAGAGTCAGACTCTCGGGCAAGCTCTCCCAACTCCACCATCTCCAACAACAGCAGCGAAGGCTTCGGGGGCATCATGTCCTTTGCCA GTAGCCTGTACCGGAACCATAGCACCAGCTTCAGTCTCTCAAACCTTGCACTGCCCACCAAAGGGGCCAGAGAGAAGACAACACCCTTCCCTAGTCTCAAAG GAGGCCGGCGAGCCTTGGTGGATCAGAAGTCATCCGTCATCAAGCATAGTCCCACCGTGAAAAGAGAGTCTCCGTCACCCCAGGGGCGGGCCAGCAATTCCAG CGAGAACCAGCAGTTCCTGAAGGAGGTTGTGCACAGCGTGCTGGACGGCCAAGGAGTGGGCTGGCTTAGCGTGAAGAAGGTGAGGCGGCTTCTGGAGAGCGAGCAGCTCCGTGGCTTCGTTCTCAGCAAGCTGACCCGCCTGGCGCCGGCCGAGGAAGGCGCCCCCCAGGAGACGATCCCTGATGTG GAGATAAGCCGCAAGGTCTACAAGGGGATGCTAGACCTTCTGAAATGTATGGTGCTGAGCCTGGAGCAGTCCTATGCTAACGCTGGCCTCGGCGGCATGGCCAGCACCTTTGGGCTCCTGGAGATTGCCCAGACCCACTACTACAGCAAAG AGCCAGATAAACGGAAGAGAAGTCCTACAGATAGTGTGAACACACCAGTTGGCAAGGATCCAGGCCTGACTGGGCGGGGAGACCCAAAGACCATGGCCCAGCTGAGGGTTCCCCAGTTGGGACCACGGGCACCAAGTGCCACAGGAAAGGGCCCCAAGGAGCTGGACACCAGAAGTctaaaggaagagaattttgtgGCTTCTATTG AGTTGTGGAACAAGCACCAGgaagtgaaaaaacaaaaagctttggACAAACAGA GGCCTGAGGGAATTAAACCTGTCTTTGACCTTGGTGAGACAGATGAGAAGAAGTCCCAGATCAGCGCAGACAGTGGAGTGAGCCTGATGTCTGGTTCTCAG AGAAGTGACCTGGAATCCAGCGTTAGTGTAGGCCCAGCAGTTATGATCCGAAGCACAAGCCAGGATTCTGAAGTTAGCACT GTGAGTAACAGCTCTGGAGAGACCCTGGGAGCAGACAGCGACCTGAGCAGCAATGCAGGTGATGGACCAGGTGGCGATGGCAGCGCCCACCTGGCAGGACTTCGTGCCACTGTGTCTGACAGCGAAATTGAGACCAATTCTGCCTCAGGCGCCATCTTT GGCAAAACCCACAGTCTGAAGCCAAGTGCAAAGGAGAAAGCAGTGGGCAGCCCGGTTCGTCCTTTTGAAGACGTGAGCCAGCGTGTCTACCTCTATGAGGGACTCCTAG GAAGGGACAAAGGATCCATGTGGGACCAGTTAGAGGATGCAGCTATGGAGACCTTCTCTATGA GTAAGGAGCGTTCTACCCTGTGGGACCAGATGCAGTTCTGGGAAGATGCCTTCCTTGATGCCGTGATGttggagagagaaggaatgggCATGGATCAGGGACCCCAGGAAATGATCGACAG GTACCTGTCCCTGGGAGAACATGACCGGAAGCGTCTGGAGGATGATGAAGATCGATTGCTGGCCACACTCTTGAACAACCTCATCTCTTATATGCTTCTGATGAAG GTAAACAAAAATGACATCCGGAAGAAGGTGAGGCGACTGATGGGGAAGTCACATATTGGGCTTGTGTATGGCCAGCAGATAAACGAGGTGCTAGATCAGCTAGCCAGCCTG AATGGGCGGGACGTGTCTCTCCAGCCAAGTGGCAGCCGTCACATCAAGAAACAAACATTTGTGGTGCACGCGGGGACAGACACCAGTGGGGATATCTTCTTCATGGAG GTGTGTGACGACTGTATCGTCTTACGCAGCAGCACGGGCGCGGTGTCCGAGCGCTGGTGGTACGAGAAGCTCATCAACATGACCTACTGCCCCAAGACCAAGGTGCTGTGCCTGTGGAGAAGGAGCGGGCCTGAGACGCAGCTCAACAAGTTCTACACCAAGAAG TGTCGGGAGCTGTACTACTGTGTGAAGGACAGCATGGAGCGTGCTGCGGCCCGACAGCACAGCGCCAAGCCAG GTCCAGAGCTGGGTGGTGAGTTCCCAGTGCAAGACATGAGGACGGGCGAGGGTGGCTTGCTTCAGGTTACGCTGGAGGGGATCAACCTTAAGTTCATGCATAGCCAG TTCCTGAAACTAAAGAAGTGGTGA
- the MADD gene encoding MAP kinase-activating death domain protein isoform X28 — translation MVQKKICPRLLDYLVIIGARQPSSDSVAQTPELLRRYPLEDYPEFPLPPDVVFFCQPEGCLSVRQRRMSLRDDTSFVFTLTDKDTGVTRYGICVNFYRSFQKRMPKEKADGGAGHRTKEGIKTTSAPEEASAEKSESGPALQPPSADSTPDGNQSPRGKRRAKGGSRSRNSTLTSLCVLSHYPFFTTFRECLYTLKRLVDCCSERLLGKKLAIPRGVQRDTMWRIFTGSLLVEEKSSALLHDLREIEAWIYRLLRSPVPISGQKRVDIEVLPQELQPALTFALPDPSRFSLVDFPLHLPLELLGVDACLQVLSCILLEHKVVLQSRDYNALSMSVMAFVAMIYPLEYMFPVIPLLPTCMASAEQLLLAPTPYIIGVPASFFLYKLDFKMPDDVWLVDLDSNRVIAPTNAEVLPILPEPESLELKKHLKQALASMSLNTQPILNLEKFHEGQEIPLLLGRPSSDLQSTPSTEFNPLIYGNDVDSVDVATRVAMVRFFNSPNVLQGFQMHTRTLRLFPRPVVAFQAGSFLASRPRQTPFAEKLARTQAVEYFGEWILNPTNYAFQRIHNNMFDPASIGDKPKWYAHQLQPIYYRVYDSNSQLAEALSVPPEQDSDSDPTDDSGSDSVDYDSSSSYSSLGDFVSEMMKCDINGDTPNVDPLTHAALGDASEVAFDELQGSQGDLDEPGPDSENSQDHPQPRSSSSTTASSSPSTIIHGANTESADSTEVGDKTATGFSNPLRTLPPGLGKFSLDKREAESGGPSEGPGRKRDYDNPYFEPQYGFPTEDDEDDDEQGESYTPRFNQNLSGSRAQQLLRPNSLKLASDSDAESDSRASSPNSTISNNSSEGFGGIMSFASSLYRNHSTSFSLSNLALPTKGAREKTTPFPSLKVFGLNTLMEIVTEAGPGSGEGGRRALVDQKSSVIKHSPTVKRESPSPQGRASNSSENQQFLKEVVHSVLDGQGVGWLSVKKVRRLLESEQLRGFVLSKLTRLAPAEEGAPQETIPDVEISRKVYKGMLDLLKCMVLSLEQSYANAGLGGMASTFGLLEIAQTHYYSKEPDKRKRSPTDSVNTPVGKDPGLTGRGDPKTMAQLRVPQLGPRAPSATGKGPKELDTRSLKEENFVASIELWNKHQEVKKQKALDKQRPEGIKPVFDLGETDEKKSQISADSGVSLMSGSQRSDLESSVSVGPAVMIRSTSQDSEVSTVVSNSSGETLGADSDLSSNAGDGPGGDGSAHLAGLRATVSDSEIETNSASGAIFGKTHSLKPSAKEKAVGSPVRPFEDVSQRVYLYEGLLGRDKGSMWDQLEDAAMETFSMSKERSTLWDQMQFWEDAFLDAVMLEREGMGMDQGPQEMIDRYLSLGEHDRKRLEDDEDRLLATLLNNLISYMLLMKVNKNDIRKKVRRLMGKSHIGLVYGQQINEVLDQLASLNGRDVSLQPSGSRHIKKQTFVVHAGTDTSGDIFFMEVCDDCIVLRSSTGAVSERWWYEKLINMTYCPKTKVLCLWRRSGPETQLNKFYTKKCRELYYCVKDSMERAAARQHSAKPGPELGGEFPVQDMRTGEGGLLQVTLEGINLKFMHSQFLKLKKW, via the exons ATGGTGCAAAAGAAGATTTGCCCTCGGTTACTGGACTACCTAGTGATCATTGGGGCCAG GCAACCAAGCAGCGATAGTGTGGCCCAGACCCCAGAGTTGCTCCGGCGCTACCCCTTGGAGGACTACCCCGAATTCCCCCTGCCTCCAGATGTGGTGTTTTTCTGCCAGCCTGAGGGATGTCTGAGCGTGCGGCAGAGGCGCATGAGCCTGCGAGACGACACCTCCTTTGTCTTTACCCTCACTGACAAGGACACTGGGGTTACTCGCTATGGCATCTGTGTCAACTTCTACCGCTCCTTCCAGAAGCGGATGCCCAAGGAGAAGGCAGATGGGGGTGCAGGGCACCGCACAAAGGAAGGCATTAAGACCACTTCTGCTCCAGAGGAGGCAAGCGCAGAGAAGTCAGAGAGTGGTCCTGCCTTGCAGCCCCCCAGTGCTGACTCAACCCCTGATGGGAACCAATCTCCCCGGGGCAAGCGCCGGGCTAAGGGGGGCAGCCGCTCCCGCAACAGCACCCTGACATCCCTGTGTGTGCTCAGCCATTACCCTTTCTTCACAACCTTCCGTGAGTGTCTGTACACCCTCAAGCGTTTGGTGGACTGCTGCAGCGAGCGACTCCTCGGCAAGAAGCTGGCCATCCCCCGAGGGGTACAGAG GGACACCATGTGGCGCATCTTCACGGGTTCCCTCCTGGTAGAAGAGAAGTCCAGTGCCCTTCTGCACGACCTTCGTGAGATCGAGGCCTGGATCTATCGATTGTTGCGCTCCCCCGTGCCCATATCTGGCCAGAAGCGAGTGGACATTGAAGTTCTACCCCAGGAGCTACAGCCTGCTCTGACCTTTGCCCTCCCTGACCCATCTCGATTCTCTCTGGTGGATTTCCCATTGCATCTGCCCTTGGAACTTCTGGGTGTAGATGCCTGTTTACAGGTGTTGTCTTGCATCTTGCTGGAGCACAAG GTGGTGCTACAGTCCCGAGACTACAACGCGCTCTCCATGTCGGTGATGGCATTTGTGGCAATGATCTACCCCCTAGAGTACATGTTTCCTGTCATTCCATTGCTTCCTACTTGCATGGCATCTGCAGAGCAG CTGCTTTTGGCCCCTACTCCTTATATCATCGGGGTCCCTGCCAGCTTCTTCCTCTACAAACTGGACTTCAAGATGCCAGATGATGTATGGCTGGTGGATCTGGACAGCAACCGG GTGATCGCACCAACCAATGCAGAGGTGTTGCCCATCCTGCCCGAGCCTGAATCCTTAGAACTGAAAAAGCACTTGAAGCAG GCACTGGCCAGCATGAGTCTGAACACCCAGCCTATCCTCAACCTGGAGAAGTTCCATGAGGGTCAGGAGATCCCGCTGCTCTTGGGAAGGCCGTCCAGTGATTTGCAGTCCACACCTTCCACTGAGTTCAATCCCCTCATCTATGGCAACGACGTGGATTCTGTGGATGTGGCTACCAG ggtggctaTGGTGAGATTCTTCAATTCCCCCAATGTGCTTCAAGGTTTCCAGATGCACACACGAACTCTGCGCCTCTTCCCCCGGCCCGTGGTAGCCTTCCAAGCTGGCTCTTTCCTAGCCTCACGCCCCCGACAGACCCCTTTTGCTGAGAAATTGGCCAGGACCCAAGCTGTGGAGTACTTTGGCGAATGGATCCTCAACCCCACCAACTATGCTTTCCAGAGAATCCACAACA ACATGTTTGATCCAGCCTCGATCGGCGACAAGCCGAAGTGGTACGCACACCAGCTCCAGCCGATCTATTACCGAGTCTATGACAGTAACTCCCAGCTGGCCGAGGCACTGAGCGTACCGCCTGAGCAGGACTCTGACTCTGACCCCACTGACGACAG TGGCAGTGACAGTGTGGATTACGACTCAAGCTCTTCCTATTCATCCCTTGGTGACTTTGTTAGTGAAATGATGAAATGTGACATCAACGGTGATACACCCA ATGTGGATCCACTAACACATGCAGCTCTGGGTGACGCCAGTGAGGTAGCATTTGATGAGCTGCAGGGAAGCCAGGGGGATTTGGACGAGCCTGGTCCGGACAGTGAGAATTCCCAGGACCACCCCCAGCCTCGCTCCAGCTCCAGCACCACGGCCAGCAGCAGTCCCAGCACCATCATTCACGGAGCCAACACT GAATCTGCTGATTCTACAGAGGTGGGTGACAAGACAGCGACAGGATTCTCCAATCCTCTCCGCACTCTGCCCCCTGGTCTTGGCAAATTCAGCCTGGATAAGCGCGAGGCCGAGAGCGGAGGCCCCTCAGAGGGGCCGGGGCGCAAGCGCGACTACGACAACCCATACTTCGAACCTCAGTACGGATTTCCCACTGAGGATGATGAAGACGATGACGAGCAGGGAGAGAGCTATACCCCAAGATTTAACCAAAACCTCAGTGGTAGTAG GGCCCAGCAGCTCCTTCGGCCCAATAGCCTAAAGCTGGCAAGCGATTCAGATGCAGAGTCAGACTCTCGGGCAAGCTCTCCCAACTCCACCATCTCCAACAACAGCAGCGAAGGCTTCGGGGGCATCATGTCCTTTGCCA GTAGCCTGTACCGGAACCATAGCACCAGCTTCAGTCTCTCAAACCTTGCACTGCCCACCAAAGGGGCCAGAGAGAAGACAACACCCTTCCCTAGTCTCAAAG TATTTGGGCTAAATACTCTAATGGAGATTGTTACTGAAGCCGGCCCCGGGAGCGGTGAAG GAGGCCGGCGAGCCTTGGTGGATCAGAAGTCATCCGTCATCAAGCATAGTCCCACCGTGAAAAGAGAGTCTCCGTCACCCCAGGGGCGGGCCAGCAATTCCAG CGAGAACCAGCAGTTCCTGAAGGAGGTTGTGCACAGCGTGCTGGACGGCCAAGGAGTGGGCTGGCTTAGCGTGAAGAAGGTGAGGCGGCTTCTGGAGAGCGAGCAGCTCCGTGGCTTCGTTCTCAGCAAGCTGACCCGCCTGGCGCCGGCCGAGGAAGGCGCCCCCCAGGAGACGATCCCTGATGTG GAGATAAGCCGCAAGGTCTACAAGGGGATGCTAGACCTTCTGAAATGTATGGTGCTGAGCCTGGAGCAGTCCTATGCTAACGCTGGCCTCGGCGGCATGGCCAGCACCTTTGGGCTCCTGGAGATTGCCCAGACCCACTACTACAGCAAAG AGCCAGATAAACGGAAGAGAAGTCCTACAGATAGTGTGAACACACCAGTTGGCAAGGATCCAGGCCTGACTGGGCGGGGAGACCCAAAGACCATGGCCCAGCTGAGGGTTCCCCAGTTGGGACCACGGGCACCAAGTGCCACAGGAAAGGGCCCCAAGGAGCTGGACACCAGAAGTctaaaggaagagaattttgtgGCTTCTATTG AGTTGTGGAACAAGCACCAGgaagtgaaaaaacaaaaagctttggACAAACAGA GGCCTGAGGGAATTAAACCTGTCTTTGACCTTGGTGAGACAGATGAGAAGAAGTCCCAGATCAGCGCAGACAGTGGAGTGAGCCTGATGTCTGGTTCTCAG AGAAGTGACCTGGAATCCAGCGTTAGTGTAGGCCCAGCAGTTATGATCCGAAGCACAAGCCAGGATTCTGAAGTTAGCACTGTG GTGAGTAACAGCTCTGGAGAGACCCTGGGAGCAGACAGCGACCTGAGCAGCAATGCAGGTGATGGACCAGGTGGCGATGGCAGCGCCCACCTGGCAGGACTTCGTGCCACTGTGTCTGACAGCGAAATTGAGACCAATTCTGCCTCAGGCGCCATCTTT GGCAAAACCCACAGTCTGAAGCCAAGTGCAAAGGAGAAAGCAGTGGGCAGCCCGGTTCGTCCTTTTGAAGACGTGAGCCAGCGTGTCTACCTCTATGAGGGACTCCTAG GAAGGGACAAAGGATCCATGTGGGACCAGTTAGAGGATGCAGCTATGGAGACCTTCTCTATGA GTAAGGAGCGTTCTACCCTGTGGGACCAGATGCAGTTCTGGGAAGATGCCTTCCTTGATGCCGTGATGttggagagagaaggaatgggCATGGATCAGGGACCCCAGGAAATGATCGACAG GTACCTGTCCCTGGGAGAACATGACCGGAAGCGTCTGGAGGATGATGAAGATCGATTGCTGGCCACACTCTTGAACAACCTCATCTCTTATATGCTTCTGATGAAG GTAAACAAAAATGACATCCGGAAGAAGGTGAGGCGACTGATGGGGAAGTCACATATTGGGCTTGTGTATGGCCAGCAGATAAACGAGGTGCTAGATCAGCTAGCCAGCCTG AATGGGCGGGACGTGTCTCTCCAGCCAAGTGGCAGCCGTCACATCAAGAAACAAACATTTGTGGTGCACGCGGGGACAGACACCAGTGGGGATATCTTCTTCATGGAG GTGTGTGACGACTGTATCGTCTTACGCAGCAGCACGGGCGCGGTGTCCGAGCGCTGGTGGTACGAGAAGCTCATCAACATGACCTACTGCCCCAAGACCAAGGTGCTGTGCCTGTGGAGAAGGAGCGGGCCTGAGACGCAGCTCAACAAGTTCTACACCAAGAAG TGTCGGGAGCTGTACTACTGTGTGAAGGACAGCATGGAGCGTGCTGCGGCCCGACAGCACAGCGCCAAGCCAG GTCCAGAGCTGGGTGGTGAGTTCCCAGTGCAAGACATGAGGACGGGCGAGGGTGGCTTGCTTCAGGTTACGCTGGAGGGGATCAACCTTAAGTTCATGCATAGCCAG TTCCTGAAACTAAAGAAGTGGTGA